The Halorientalis sp. IM1011 genome window below encodes:
- a CDS encoding energy-coupling factor ABC transporter ATP-binding protein: MIEVRELVASRGGTRVLDGLDLTIDDGEFVLLVGPNGAGKTTLVRQFNGLEEPDSGEVLIDGRPVQDDLVAARTAVGMVFQDPRDQFVAATVSADVAFGPENLGLSHDEIDRRVTEALETVGMDGRGEERVDRLSGGEQARVAIAGALAMAPDHLVLDEPLASLDLPARRAVCDRLASLHENGTGIVLVTHDLRDVTDLADRIVVLSGGRVALDGDPDTVRDRLESYDVRPC, encoded by the coding sequence ATGATCGAGGTCCGCGAGCTGGTCGCCAGTCGTGGCGGGACCAGAGTGCTGGACGGCCTGGATCTGACTATCGACGACGGCGAGTTCGTCCTGCTGGTCGGGCCGAACGGGGCCGGCAAGACCACCCTCGTCCGGCAGTTCAACGGCCTCGAAGAACCCGATAGCGGCGAGGTCCTGATCGACGGCCGACCAGTGCAGGACGACCTGGTCGCTGCCCGCACCGCCGTCGGGATGGTGTTTCAGGATCCACGCGACCAGTTCGTGGCCGCGACCGTCAGCGCGGACGTGGCCTTCGGTCCCGAGAACCTCGGTCTCTCTCACGACGAGATCGACCGACGGGTGACCGAGGCCCTCGAAACCGTCGGCATGGACGGTCGGGGCGAGGAGCGAGTCGACCGGCTCTCGGGCGGCGAGCAGGCGCGAGTCGCCATCGCCGGCGCGCTCGCGATGGCTCCCGACCACCTCGTGCTGGACGAACCTCTCGCCAGCCTCGACCTGCCGGCCCGCCGAGCGGTCTGTGACCGGCTCGCGTCGCTCCACGAGAATGGCACCGGCATCGTCCTCGTCACCCACGACCTCCGGGACGTGACTGACCTCGCCGACCGGATCGTCGTCCTCTCCGGTGGACGGGTCGCGCTGGACGGCGACCCCGACACCGTCCGGGACCGTCTGGAGTCCTACGACGTGCGCCCATGCTGA
- a CDS encoding biotin transporter BioY, whose amino-acid sequence MSTDTEDVDLVEPAVVENLGRVALFAALMGAFAYVSFPNPISPAPVTLQVLGVFLAGIFLGPIWGGASIGLYLVAGALGAPVFSGGSAGLAQLVGQTAGYLWGYPVAAVVVGLLVHGGLSVRDPREVGVVRLVGSMVAGTAVVYALGIAGLMLVLGLGPVAAFTAGAAAFIPAEAFKIAAAVGIVRSDAFVPE is encoded by the coding sequence GTGAGCACCGACACGGAGGACGTCGACCTCGTCGAGCCGGCGGTCGTCGAGAACCTGGGTCGGGTCGCCCTGTTCGCGGCCCTGATGGGCGCGTTCGCCTACGTCAGCTTCCCGAACCCGATCTCGCCGGCACCGGTCACGCTGCAGGTGCTCGGCGTCTTCCTCGCCGGCATCTTCCTCGGGCCGATCTGGGGCGGCGCGTCGATCGGGCTGTATCTGGTCGCCGGCGCGCTCGGTGCGCCGGTGTTCAGCGGCGGCAGCGCCGGACTCGCCCAGCTGGTCGGCCAGACCGCGGGCTACCTCTGGGGGTACCCGGTCGCCGCCGTGGTCGTCGGTCTGCTCGTCCACGGCGGGCTCTCGGTCCGTGACCCCCGCGAGGTCGGCGTCGTCCGTCTCGTCGGGTCGATGGTCGCCGGCACGGCCGTCGTCTACGCGCTCGGAATCGCGGGCCTGATGCTCGTCCTCGGACTCGGACCGGTCGCGGCGTTCACCGCGGGCGCGGCCGCGTTCATCCCCGCCGAGGCGTTCAAGATCGCCGCCGCGGTCGGGATCGTCCGCAGCGACGCCTTCGTCCCCGAATGA